A region of Amphiura filiformis unplaced genomic scaffold, Afil_fr2py scaffold_64, whole genome shotgun sequence DNA encodes the following proteins:
- the LOC140144574 gene encoding monocarboxylate transporter 12-B-like, with the protein MTGSFIASVSFLFTAMFVDNYVHLLVAFTFAGIGQGLSGVPCILPVTWYFKERFALANGISVVGGSVGMMVLPVLTQHFIHAYGLCGAILLLSGLSFHGCIAGALMRRPEQSQGTVTKYSKLEESSDQPTSNSNKDNPDAVTKCGFLVSFLKQILSHFHSGIFVDVPKFTLFQAIFALYSIGYTTWIVYLVPHAINKNILPNKAVFLSTVGGFGTVIGRVGYGPLVDYNIISGTRLFATLSFLCAITFLVDPFTDSFAVMCFLAFVAGVSIGARYPISITMTKNLVDEDQFVSAMGWTHFFTGLGKTIGGPLTGWLADSTGNYRIAFLLVGGIDLVNTAILFAIEITQGCS; encoded by the exons ATGACAGGTAGTTTTATAGCCAGTGTATCGTTCTTATTCACTGCAATGTTTGTAGACAATTACGTCCATCTTCTTGTTGCCTTCACATTTGCAG GAATCGGGCAGGGCTTGAGTGGTGTTCCATGCATACTTCCAGTCACTTGGTATTTCAAGGAAAGATTTGCTCTGGCCAATGGTATTTCAGTAGTCGGTGGATCTGTCGGAATGATGGTCCTTCCTGTTCTGACGCAACACTTTATACACGCATATGGCTTGTGTGGTGCTATACTACTACTAAGTGGCCTAAGTTTTCACGGTTGTATTGCAGGGGCGTTAATGCGAAGACCTGAACAGTCCCAGGGCACTGTTACCAAGTATTCCAAACTAGAGGAATCAAGCGACCAACCAACTTCAAATTCAAATAAAGATAACCCAGATGCAGTCACCAAATGCggttttcttgtgtcatttttaaaacaaattttaagcCACTTCCATTCCGGAATATTCGTTGATGTACCAAAGTTTACCTTATTTCAAGCAATATTTGCATTGTATTCTATCGGTTACACTACATGGATAGTTTACCTGGTTCCACATGCAATTAATAAAAATATTCTACCAAACAAAGCCGTGTTTCTATCTACAGTCGGTGGTTTTGGAACTGTCATTGGTCGTGTTGGCTACGGTCCACTTGTTGACTACAACATCATATCAGGCACCCGGTTATTTGCTACCCTGTCGTTTTTATGTGCAATTACATTTCTAGTGGATCCTTTCACAGATTCATTTGCAGTGATGTGTTTCCTGGCCTTCGTTGCTGGCGTTTCTATTGGTGCTCGATATCCAATATCGATAACGATGACAAAGAATCTTGTGGATGAAGATCAATTTGTATCTGCGATGGGATGGACTCATTTCTTTACAGGATTAGGAAAAACTATTGGTGGACCATTGACGG GTTGGCTTGCAGACAGTACAGGCAATTACCGGATTGCTTTCTTGCTCGTTGGTGGTATAGATTTGGTCAATACTGCAATTTTGTTTGCGATAGAAATCACCCAAGGCTGTAGCTAG